The following proteins are co-located in the Mycteria americana isolate JAX WOST 10 ecotype Jacksonville Zoo and Gardens unplaced genomic scaffold, USCA_MyAme_1.0 Scaffold_53, whole genome shotgun sequence genome:
- the ADCK5 gene encoding LOW QUALITY PROTEIN: putative aarF domain-containing protein kinase 5 (The sequence of the model RefSeq protein was modified relative to this genomic sequence to represent the inferred CDS: inserted 1 base in 1 codon): RPQRVLTADFCEGCKITNVEGIRRQGLGLQDAADKLIRVFAEQIFYTGFIHADPHPGNVLVRRGPDGKAQLVLLDHGLYEFLSERDRAALCQLWRAIVLRDDAAMKLRSAELGVEDYFLFCEILMQRPLGGPAALANALSREERAYMQEMAARRFGRVLGVLRALPRPMLLVFRNINTVRSINAALGAPVDRYFVMAKSAVRSWSRLSGXKASGIRGSSFFCWLRVAWESLKFEVALRLESVAMKLTASALRLLASWGLLPHSQQLYEYLQA; encoded by the exons cgtccccagcggGTGCTGACGGCCGATTTCTGCGAGGGCTGCAAGATCACCAACGTGGAGGGGATCCGCAGGCAGGGCCTGGGCCTGCAGGAC GCCGCCGACAAACTGATCCGGGTCTTCGCCGAGCAAATCTTCTACACCGGCTTCATCCACGCAGACCCCCACCCCGGGAACG TGCTGGTGCGCCGCGGCCCCGACGGCAAAGCCCAGCTCGTGCTGCTCGACCACGGCCTCTACGAGTTCCTCAGCGAGAG GGACCGGGCGGCGCTGTGCCAGCTCTGGAGAGCCATCGTCCTGCGCGACGACGCCGCCATGAAGCTGCGCTCGGCCGAGCTGGGCGTCGAGG attaCTTCCTCTTCTGCGAGATCCTGATGCAGCGCCCGCTGGGGGGGCCCGCGGCCTTGGCCAACGCGCTGTCGCGGGAGGAGCGGGCCTACATGCAGGAGATGGCGGCCCGGCGCTTCGGGCGCGTGCTGGGGGTGCTGCGCGCCCTGCCGCGCCCCATGCTCCTCGTCTTCCGCAACATCAACACCGTGCGCAGCATCAACGCCGCCCTGGGGGCCCCCGTCGACCGCTACTTCGTCATGGCCAAGAG CGCCGTGCGGAGCTGGAGCCGGCTGAGCG AGAAAGCGTCCGGCATCCGCGGCAGCAGCTTCTTCTGCTGGCTGAGGGTGGCCTGGGAGAGCCTCAAGTTCGAGGTGGCCCTCAG gCTGGAGAGCGTCGCCATGAAGCTGACGGCCTCGGCCCTGCGCCTCTTGGCTTcctgggggctgctgccccacagccagcagcTCTACGAGTACCTGCAGGCGTAG
- the CPSF1 gene encoding cleavage and polyadenylation specificity factor subunit 1, translating to MYAVYKQAHPPTGLEFSMFCNFFSNAERNLVVAGTSQLYVYRLNHDCETAAKGDRNTEGKGHKEKLELVASFAFFGNVMSMASVQLAGAKRDALLLSFKDAKLSVVEYDPGTHDLKTLSLHYFEEPELRDGFVQNVHIPRVRVDPDGRCAVMLIYGTRLVVLPFRRDTLTDEHEGLVGEGQKSSFLPSYIIDVRELDEKLLNIIDMQFLYGYYEPTLLILFEPNQTWPGRVAVRQDTCSIVAISLNIMQKVHPVIWSLSNLPFDCTQALAVPKPIGGVVIFAVNSLLYLNQSVPPYGVALNSLTNGTTVFPLRVQDGVKVTLDCAQATFISYDKMVISLKGGEIYVLTLITDGMRSVRSFHFDKAAASVLTTCMVTMEPGYLFLGSRLGNSLLLKYTEKLQETPANGGKEAADRQEEPPVKKKRSEPSGTWAGGKSAPQDEVDEIEVYGSEAQSGTQLATYSFEVCDSILNIGPCANAAMGEPAFLSEEFQSSPEPDLEIVLCSGYGKNGALSVLQKSIRPQVVTTFELPGCYDMWTVIAPQKKEEPDENAAGENAEKEPAAPEPPEEDGKRHGFLILSREDSTMILQTGQEIMELDTSGFATQGPTVFAGNIGDNRYIVQVSPLGIRLLEGVNQLHFIPVDLGSPIVHCAVADPFVVIMSAEGQVTMFVLKSDTYGGRTHRLTLQKPQLHHQSKVIALCLYRDVSGMFTTESRAAGARDELSLRTHSEAETLIQDISDTVDDEEEMLYGDSGALFSPAKEEPRRSSLPSAERDPHQYKPEPTHWCVLVRENGAMEIYQLPDWRLVFLVKNFPMGQRVLVDSSFGQPAAQGDGKKEEVTRQGELPLVKEVLLVALGNRQSRPYLLVHVEQELLIYEAFGHDSQLGQSNLKVRFKKVPHNINFREKKLKQSKKKPESAGGEEPGGPRGRVARFRYFEDIYGYSGVFICGPSPHWLLVTSRGALRLHPMTIDGTVESFAPFHNVNCPKGFLYFNRQGELRISVLPAYLSYDAPWPVRKIPLRCTAHYVAYHVESKVYAVATSVINPCTRIPRMTGEEKEFESIERDERYIHPQQEAFSIQLISPVSWETIPNTRIDLEEWEHVTCMKTVSLKSEETVSGLKGYIAVGTCLMQGEEVTCRGRILIMDIIEVVPEPGQPLTKNKFKVLYEKEQKGPVTALCHCNGYLVSAIGQKIFLWSLKDNDLTGMAFIDTQLYIHQMISVKNFILAADLMKSISLLRYQEESKTLSLVSRDAKPLEVYSVDFMVDSTQLGFLVSDRDRNLLVYMYLPEAKESFGGMRLLRRADFHVGAHVNTFWRTPCRGAAEGPNKKTSAWENKHITWFATLDGGVGLLLPMQEKTYRRLLMLQNALGSMLPHHAGLNPRAFRLLHVDRRILQNAVRNVLDGELLNRYLYLSTMERGELAKKIGTTPDIILEDLLEIDRVTAHF from the exons ATGTACGCCGTCTACAAGCAAGCCCACCCCCCCACGGGGCTGGAGTTCTCCATGTTCTGCAACTTCTTCTCCAACGCCGAACGCAATCTGGTGGTGGCCGGAACCTCCCAGCTTTACGTTTATCGCCTCAACCACGATTGTGAG ACGGCGGCCAAAGGAGACAGGAACACGG aAGGCAAAGGGCACAAGGAGAAGCTGGAGCTGGTGGCCTCCTTCGCCTTCTTCGGCAACGTCATGTCCATGGCCAGCGTGCAGCTGGCGGGGGCCAAGCGGGACGCCCTGCTCCTCAGCTTCAAGGACGCCAAG ctCTCCGTGGTGGAGTACGACCCCGGCACCCACGACCTGAAGACCCTCTCCCTGCACTACTTCGAAGAGCCGGAGCTGAGG GACGGCTTCGTGCAGAACGTCCACATCCCGCGGGTGCGGGTGGACCCCGACGGGCGCTGCGCCGTCATGCTGATCTACGGCACCCGCCTGGTGGTCCTGCCCTTCCGCCGCGACACCCTGACCGACGAGCACGAGGGGCTGGTGGGAGAGGG gCAGAAGTCCAGCTTCCTGCCCAGCTACATCATCGACGTGCGGGAGCTGGACGAGAAGCTCCTCAACATCATCGACATGCAGTTCCTCTACGGCTACTACGAGcccaccctcctcatcctcttcgAGCCCAACCAGACCTGGCCGGG GCGGGTGGCGGTGCGCCAGGACACCTGCAGCATCGTGGCCATCTCCCTCAACATCATGCAGAAGGTCCATCCCGTCATCTGGTCCCTCAGCAACCTGCCCTTCGACTGCACCCAGGCGCTGGCCGTCCCCAAGCCCATCG GAGGGGTGGTGATCTTCGCCGTCAACTCGCTGCTCTACCTCAACCAGAGCGTGCCGCCCTACGGGGTGGCCCTCAACAGCCTCACCAACGGCACCACCGTCTTCCCCCTGC gcgTGCAGGACGGGGTGAAGGTGACGCTGGACTGCGCCCAGGCCACCTTCATCTCCTACGACAAGATGGTCATCTCGCTGAAAGGAGGGGAGAT ctacGTCCTGACGCTGATAACGGACGGGATGAGGAGCGTCCGCTCCTTCCACTTCGACAAGGCGGCCGCCAGCGTCCTCACCACCTGC ATGGTGACGATGGAGCCGGGGTACCTGTTCCTGGGGTCGCGCCTGGGGAACTCCCTGCTGCTCAAGTACACCGAGAAGCTGCAGGAGACCCCCGCCAACGGGGGCAAGGAGGCGGCCGACAGGCAG GAGGAGCCCCCGGTGAAGAAGAAGCGGTCGGAGCCCTCGGGGACCTGGGCAG GAGGGAAGTCGGCGCCGCAGGACGAGGTGGACGAGATCGAGGTGTACGGCAGCGAGGCGCAGTCGGGCACCCAGCTCGCCACCTACTCCTTCGAG GTCTGCGACAGCATCCTCAACATCGGTCCCTGCGCCAACGCCGCCATGGGCGAACCGGCGTTCCTCTCGGAGGAG ttcCAGAGCAGCCCGGAGCCGGATCTGGAGATCGTCCTTTGCTCCGGCTACGGCAAGAACGGGGCCCTCTCCGTCCTGCAG AAAAGCATCCGGCCCCAGGTGGTGACCACCTTCGAGCTGCCGGGCTGCTACGACATGTGGACCGTCATCGCGCCGCAGAAGAAGGAGGAG CCGGATGAAAACGCCGCGGGGGAAAACGCCGAGAAGGAGCCGGCCGCCCCCGAGCCCCCCGAGGAGGACGGCAAGAGGCACGGCTTCCTCATCCTCAGCCGCGAGGACTCCACCATG ATCCTGCAGACGGGGCAGGAGATCATGGAGCTGGACACCAGCGGCTTCGCCACGCAGGGACCCACCGTCTTCGCCGGCAACATCGGCGACAACCGCTACATCGTCCAGGTGTCGCCGCTGGGCATCCGGCTGCTGGAAGGAG TGAACCAGCTGCACTTCATCCCGGTGGATCTGGGCTCGCCCATCGTGCACTGCGCCGTCGCCGACCCCTTCGTGGTGATCATGAGCGCCGAGGGGCAGGTCACCATGTTCGTCCTGAAAAGCGACACGTACGGGGGCCGGACCCACCGCCTCACCCTCCAGAAACCCCAGCTGCACCAC CAATCCAAGGTGATCGCGCTCTGCCTCTACCGCGACGTCAGCGGCATGTTCACCACGGAGAGCCGGGCGGCCGGCGCCCGGGACGAGCTCTCCCTCCGCACCCACTCGGAGGCCGAGACCCTCATCCAGGACAtcag CGACACGGTGGACGACGAGGAGGAGATGCTCTACGGGGATTCGGGGGCTCTTTTCAGCCCGGCTAAGGAAGAACCGCGCCGCAGCAGCCTCCCCTCCGCCGAGCGGGACCCCCACCAGTATAAACCGGAGCCCACCCACTGGTGCGTACTGGTGCGGGAGAACGGCGCCATGGAG ATCTACCAGCTGCCGGATTGGCGCCTGGTGTTCCTGGTGAAGAACTTCCCGATGGGGCAgcgggtgctggtcgacagctcCTTCGGGCAACCGGCCGCCCAGGGCGACGGCAAGAAGGAGGAGGTGACGCGGCAAGGAGAGCTGCCGCTGGTCaaggaggtgctgctggtggcGCTGGGCAACCGCCAGAGCCGGCCCTACCTGCTG GTCCAcgtggagcaggagctgctcatcTACGAGGCCTTCGGCCACGACTCCCAGCTGGGCCAGAGCAACCTCAAAGTCCGCTTCAAGAAG gTCCCCCACAACATCAATTTTCGGGAGAAGAAGCTGAAACAATCCAAGAAGAAGCCGGAGAGCGCGGGGGGCGaggagccgggggggccccgcggccgcgTCGCTCGCTTCCGCTACTTCGAGGACATCTACGGCTACTCGGGG GTGTTCATCTGCGGCCCGTCCCCGCACTGGCTGCTGGTGACGTCGCGGGGGGCCCTGCGCCTGCACCCCATGACCATCGACGGCACCGTCGAGTCCTTCGCCCCCTTCCACAACGTCAACTGCCCCAAGGGCTTCCTCTACTTCAACCGACAG ggGGAGCTGCGGATCAGCGTCCTGCCCGCCTACCTCTCCTACGACGCCCCGTGGCCCGTGCGCAAGATCCCGCTGCGCTGCACCGCGCACTACGTCGCTTACCACGTGGAATCCAAG GTCTACGCCGTGGCCACCAGCGTCATCAACCCCTGCACCCGCATCCCCCGCATGACCGGGGAGGAGAAGGAGTTCGAGAGCATCGAGCGGG ACGAGCGCTACATCCACCCGCAGCAGGAAGCCTTCTCCATCCAGCTCATCTCCCCGGTGAGCTGGGAGACCATCCCCAACACCCG GATCGACCTGGAGGAGTGGGAGCACGTCACCTGCATGAAGACCGTGTCCCTCAAGAGCGAGGAGACGGTGTCGGGCCTCAAGGGCTACATCGCCGTCGGCACCTGCCTCATGCAGGGCGAGGAGGTGACCTGCCGCGGACGG aTCCTGATCATGGACATCATCGAggtggtgccggagccggggcagccgCTCACCAAGAACAAGTTCAAGGTCCTGTACGAGAAGGAGCAGAAGGGGCCGGTCACCGCCCTCTGCCACTGCAACGGCTACCTCGTCTCCGCCATCGGCCAGAAG ATCTTCCTGTGGAGCCTGAAGGACAACGACCTGACGGGCATGGCCTTCATCGACACCCAGCTCTACATCCACCAGATGATCAGCGTCAAGAACTTCATCCTGGCCGCCGACCTCATGAAGAGCATCTCCCTCCTGCGCTACCAGGAGGAGAGCAAGACCCTCTCCCTCGTTAGCCGG GACGCGAAGCCCTTGGAGGTCTACAGCGTGGACTTCATGGTGGACAGCACCCAGCTGGGCTTCCTGG TGTCCGACCGCGACCGCAACCTCCTGGTGTACATGTACCTGCCCGAAG ccaaggAGAGCTTTGGCGGGATGCGGCTGCTGCGGCGCGCCGATTTCCACGTGGGCGCCCACGTCAACACCTTCTGGCGCACGCCGTGCCGGGGCGCTGCCGAGGGCCCCAACAAGAAAACCAGCGCCTGGGAGAACAAGCACATCACCTGGTTcg CCACGCTGGACGGGggcgtggggctgctgctgcccatgcaGGAGAAGACGTACCGGCGCCTGCTCATGCTGCAGAACGCCCTGGGCTCCATGCTGCCCCACCACGCCGGCCTCAACCCCCGCGCCTTCCG GCTGCTGCACGTGGACCGGCGCATCCTGCAGAACGCGGTGCGCAACGTGCTGGACGGGGAGCTGCTCAACCGCTACCTCTACCTCAGCACCATGGAGCGCGGCGAGCTGGCCAAGAAGATCGGCACCACGCCCGACATC ATCCTGGAGGACCTGCTGGAGATCGACCGGGTGACGGCTCACTTCTGA